One segment of Tamlana crocina DNA contains the following:
- a CDS encoding AsmA-like C-terminal region-containing protein, translated as MKKALKIIGITFLIIITLLLVVPFAFQGKIKDMVKQLVNQNLNAQVEFSDVSLSFLRSFPQAHVGVSDLTITNFEPFKDEKLATAKNIAFTMSVKELFKKPSDGPIVVNSIVIDEALLSLKTDKFGNVNYDIVKENENASEAESSSDFAFDVEDYAINKSAFTYIDEVSKMQIDVTELNHSGHGTFSAETSELDTKSEAHVSFTMDSTNYLNSNPVKLDALIGLDLENSKYTFKENKGFINDLPLEFQGYVQLLEEGQKVYITFKNPESDFKNFLAVIPKTYSKNIENVETTGDFKVVGAIQGMVTDETIPNLDITITSNNASFKYPELPKKVENIVINTSIKNTTGIADDTYVDIQTLNFKIDNDVFKSSATIKNLTKNMLVNAQLDGVINLANLTKVYPIELENQLTGILRGKLNTSFDMNAIETNAYERIKNNGEVSITDFVFSSEDMVHPFHITQANMAFNPGTVTLNGFKAKTGDSDINVTGSIKNLLGFLLSDNTLKGNFNLTSNLFKVNDFMAEDTETKTTSETTGSAESLKIPAFLECVVNAKANTVVYDNLNLKNVTGQLYIKDQQATLENLTSSIFDGALSVSGDVSTKGKTPTFNLNLGANGFDISQSFKDLELLQNLAPIANLLQGKLNTELKLSGNLNNEFSPDLSSVSGNALAELLTTKINAEQSKLLSKLDGALDFVDFNQIDLKDLKTKLSFADGKVSVQPFDLKYKDIGITVSGSHGFDKSVGYNAVFNVPAKYLGSEVNRLIGKINEAEVNNMSIPATANITGNLTNPTVKTDLTSGVKKLTQQLIEIEKQKLLNQGKNKVKDLIGGVIGSNKTKTDSIKEKQNNTVKDVLKDIVKGNSSETKDSTQTNSTSKNIKDALSGLFGNKKAKDTVK; from the coding sequence ATGAAAAAAGCCTTAAAAATAATAGGAATCACCTTTTTGATAATAATAACCTTGCTGTTGGTTGTGCCTTTTGCCTTCCAAGGAAAAATCAAGGATATGGTAAAACAATTGGTTAATCAAAACCTAAATGCCCAAGTGGAATTCAGCGATGTGAGCTTGAGTTTTTTACGCAGTTTTCCGCAAGCCCATGTTGGGGTTTCAGATTTAACCATTACCAATTTTGAACCGTTTAAGGACGAAAAATTGGCCACGGCAAAAAATATAGCGTTTACCATGTCGGTTAAGGAACTGTTTAAAAAACCGAGCGATGGCCCCATAGTGGTCAATTCCATTGTAATAGACGAAGCGCTTCTTAGCTTAAAAACCGATAAGTTTGGCAATGTGAATTACGATATTGTCAAGGAAAACGAAAATGCTTCCGAAGCAGAAAGCAGTAGCGATTTTGCTTTTGATGTGGAAGATTACGCCATAAACAAAAGTGCTTTTACCTACATTGATGAAGTGTCTAAAATGCAGATTGATGTGACCGAGCTAAACCATAGTGGGCACGGTACGTTTTCGGCGGAAACTTCAGAATTGGATACCAAAAGTGAAGCCCATGTGAGTTTTACTATGGACAGCACCAATTACCTAAACAGTAACCCCGTAAAATTGGATGCGTTGATTGGTTTGGATTTGGAAAACAGCAAATATACCTTCAAGGAAAACAAAGGTTTTATTAACGATTTGCCGTTGGAATTTCAAGGCTATGTGCAATTGTTGGAGGAAGGACAGAAAGTGTACATCACTTTTAAAAATCCCGAATCGGATTTTAAAAATTTCTTGGCCGTTATTCCAAAAACCTATTCCAAAAACATTGAAAATGTGGAGACCACGGGCGATTTTAAAGTAGTTGGAGCCATTCAAGGTATGGTGACCGATGAAACCATTCCGAATTTGGATATTACGATTACTTCGAACAACGCTTCGTTTAAATATCCCGAGTTACCCAAAAAGGTTGAAAATATCGTCATCAATACCAGCATTAAAAACACCACCGGAATTGCAGATGATACCTATGTGGATATCCAAACCTTGAATTTTAAAATTGATAACGACGTTTTTAAATCTTCGGCGACCATAAAAAACCTTACCAAAAATATGTTGGTAAACGCCCAATTGGACGGGGTTATCAATTTGGCGAACCTTACTAAAGTATATCCCATTGAATTGGAAAATCAACTGACCGGAATTTTAAGAGGAAAGTTGAATACGTCTTTCGATATGAATGCCATTGAAACCAATGCCTACGAGCGCATAAAAAATAATGGTGAAGTGAGCATTACCGATTTTGTGTTTTCTTCGGAAGACATGGTACATCCTTTTCATATTACCCAAGCCAATATGGCTTTCAACCCCGGCACGGTAACGTTGAATGGTTTTAAGGCCAAAACTGGCGATAGCGATATCAATGTAACAGGAAGCATAAAAAACCTATTGGGCTTTTTATTGAGTGATAACACCTTGAAAGGGAATTTTAACTTAACGTCTAATTTGTTTAAGGTGAACGATTTTATGGCCGAAGACACCGAAACAAAAACAACTTCTGAAACCACAGGCAGCGCTGAATCACTGAAAATTCCTGCCTTTTTAGAGTGTGTGGTCAATGCAAAAGCCAATACCGTAGTTTACGATAATTTGAATTTAAAGAATGTTACGGGGCAGCTATATATAAAAGACCAACAGGCAACCTTGGAAAATTTAACCTCCAGTATTTTTGATGGCGCATTGTCTGTTTCGGGCGATGTGTCCACAAAAGGAAAAACACCCACTTTCAACCTCAATTTAGGAGCGAACGGTTTTGATATCTCTCAATCGTTTAAAGATTTGGAATTGTTGCAAAACTTGGCGCCCATAGCCAATTTGTTACAGGGTAAATTGAATACCGAACTTAAGCTGTCGGGAAATTTAAACAATGAATTTTCTCCCGATTTAAGCAGCGTTTCGGGTAACGCTTTGGCTGAATTACTCACCACAAAAATAAACGCCGAGCAGAGTAAACTGTTAAGTAAATTGGATGGTGCATTGGATTTTGTCGATTTCAACCAAATTGATCTAAAGGATTTAAAAACCAAACTATCATTTGCCGACGGAAAAGTAAGCGTTCAACCTTTCGATTTAAAGTACAAGGATATTGGCATTACGGTTTCGGGTTCGCACGGATTTGATAAATCGGTGGGTTACAATGCGGTGTTTAACGTGCCGGCCAAATATCTGGGCAGTGAAGTGAATAGGCTTATCGGGAAAATCAACGAAGCCGAAGTGAATAATATGAGCATTCCGGCAACGGCCAATATTACAGGGAATTTAACCAACCCGACGGTGAAAACCGATTTAACCAGTGGTGTAAAAAAACTTACCCAGCAACTTATAGAAATTGAAAAACAAAAATTGCTCAATCAAGGTAAAAACAAAGTAAAAGATTTAATTGGTGGTGTAATTGGTTCGAACAAAACCAAAACCGACTCTATTAAAGAAAAGCAAAATAACACCGTAAAAGATGTGCTGAAAGATATTGTTAAAGGCAACTCGTCAGAAACCAAAGATTCTACTCAAACTAATTCTACTTCAAAAAATATAAAGGATGCTTTGAGCGGTTTGTTTGGAAATAAAAAAGCGAAGGATACGGTTAAGTAA
- a CDS encoding DUF2807 domain-containing protein — protein sequence MRINLLYLFIFFSVFTVEAQEKIKGNRNVTIAKTEVGTFHTIDLDEDFDVEIIFNQIPSVEIETDENLHEYIEFNVIDSVLTFNKKARLREKTLRIKVAYNGYLKHIKTTNDAEILSLTTLNLTDANVVAKGSSKVGLTIKTNNLNLEADDRAKLKLNLTCENSNILLSGNSKLEALVNTVNFSGTLYQRANAEIEGSCNIAKLEQDNYSQFDGKNFTINSCSIISNIGSDAYLEVMDSINIEASGTSAIYLYENPKIVIDKMTDTTKLQKRAK from the coding sequence ATGAGAATAAATCTACTTTACCTCTTCATCTTTTTCAGTGTTTTCACTGTTGAAGCGCAAGAAAAAATAAAGGGAAACAGAAATGTTACCATAGCAAAAACCGAGGTCGGCACTTTTCATACTATTGATTTGGATGAAGATTTTGACGTGGAGATTATTTTTAATCAAATACCATCGGTTGAAATTGAAACGGACGAAAATTTACATGAGTACATTGAATTTAATGTAATTGATAGCGTACTAACATTCAACAAAAAAGCACGCCTAAGAGAAAAAACGTTACGCATAAAAGTGGCTTACAACGGTTATTTGAAACACATTAAAACCACGAACGATGCCGAAATTTTATCGTTGACCACTTTAAATTTAACGGATGCAAACGTGGTGGCCAAAGGGTCGTCAAAAGTGGGATTGACCATAAAAACCAACAACTTAAATCTTGAAGCCGATGACCGAGCAAAGCTAAAATTGAACCTAACCTGCGAAAACAGCAACATACTTTTAAGCGGTAACAGCAAACTGGAAGCATTGGTAAATACGGTTAATTTTTCGGGGACTTTGTACCAACGAGCCAATGCCGAAATTGAAGGTTCGTGCAATATCGCCAAACTGGAACAAGACAACTATTCTCAATTTGATGGCAAAAACTTCACCATCAATTCTTGTAGCATTATTTCTAATATTGGTAGTGATGCTTACCTAGAAGTTATGGACAGCATTAATATCGAAGCCAGCGGAACCAGCGCTATTTATCTCTACGAAAACCCAAAAATTGTTATTGATAAAATGACTGATACAACAAAACTGCAAAAAAGGGCTAAATAA
- a CDS encoding head GIN domain-containing protein translates to MTTLIKIIVTFILSLVLFSCNFDMSFNPGVKGNGQVITTDRPITEGFSTIKATEGLNVILTQSKTESISVEADENLQELILTDVENGVLKIHTKSQIGKATAKNIRVSFSIVSEIISTSGSEVSSTNTITAEQLNLKSTSGSDMSLDVDTAVLTCKSTSGSDMRLSGKTTKLVAEATSGSDIQAADLMAESSEVKATSGADITVNTSKELTAKATSGGDIKYYGNPEKVEKNDSASGNIKRK, encoded by the coding sequence ATGACCACATTAATCAAAATTATCGTGACATTCATTTTAAGCCTCGTGCTTTTTTCATGTAATTTCGATATGTCCTTTAACCCGGGCGTTAAAGGCAACGGACAGGTGATTACCACCGACAGACCTATTACCGAAGGGTTTTCAACCATTAAAGCTACGGAAGGACTCAACGTTATTTTAACGCAAAGCAAAACCGAAAGCATTAGCGTTGAAGCCGACGAAAATCTTCAGGAACTCATTTTAACTGATGTTGAAAATGGTGTTTTAAAAATCCACACCAAATCGCAAATTGGTAAAGCAACAGCAAAGAACATTCGGGTGAGCTTTTCTATAGTTTCAGAAATCATTTCTACCAGCGGTAGTGAGGTGAGTTCAACAAACACCATTACTGCAGAGCAATTGAATTTAAAATCGACCAGCGGAAGTGACATGAGTTTGGATGTGGACACAGCCGTTTTAACCTGTAAATCGACCAGTGGTAGCGATATGCGCCTATCGGGAAAAACCACCAAACTAGTTGCCGAAGCTACCAGTGGAAGCGATATACAAGCGGCTGATTTAATGGCCGAATCGAGCGAAGTAAAAGCTACCAGCGGCGCCGATATTACCGTAAACACCTCAAAAGAACTTACAGCGAAAGCCACAAGTGGTGGCGATATAAAATATTATGGCAACCCTGAAAAAGTGGAAAAAAACGATAGCGCTTCGGGGAATATTAAACGCAAATAA